ccccctcAACGCgggacccctccccagcccccccccacccgggacccctccccagccccacacccccctcAACGCgggacccctccccagcccccccccacccgggacccctccccagccccacaccccccccaacgcgggacccctccccagcccccccccacccgggacccctccccagccccacacccccctcAACGCgggacccctccccagccccacaccccccccaaagcgggacccctccccagccccacacccccccgggacccctccccagccccacaccccccccaacgcgggacccctccccagccccccccttATCTCGTCCTCGCAGCACCCAGCCCCgccctgcccagggcagggggcggcagcggccccggacgcctgggcccccggacgcctgggcccccgggccTCACCATGCTCAGGTAGACGTAGGAGGCGTGCAGCTCCATGTTGGCCATGCGGTTGACGGCGGCCTCGCAGTCGCGGTGGTAGTTCTGGCGCACCTGGGAGTCCATGGcggcgggtcgggccgggccgggccgggcggagccgagcggagcggagcggacgggtcgggtcgggtcggagCCGAGCGGGTCGGGTCGgagcgggtcgggtcgggtcgggtcgggtcggggccGCAGCGGAGCCGGTTCCGTTCAAGCACTGTTGAAGCAAGAACGCGGCTCTGCGGGCACAAAGCCCCGCGGGCGCTTTTCTACCCGGCCGCCGTGGGCGgggaaaagggcccaggcgtccgggcgccttgCCCTCCCCCAGCcaggcaggggcccaggcgtccgggcggggcagCCTTGTCCTTTGCCCCTGTTTGTCACGCGGCCGAGTCAGCATGACTGGGCgccgggggggtgcgggggggggctCCGCGCTTggaccggggccggggggtcccggtgcagcccggcgcttggggggggggggggatggtgcAGCACAGGGgggtcccagtgcagcccagcgctgggagggggggaTGGTGCAGCACAgggggggtcccagtgcagcccggcgctgggggggtcccggtgcagcacagggggggtcccagtgcagcccagcgctgggagggggggaTGGTGCAGCACAgggggggtcccagtgcagcccagcgctgggagggggggaTGGTGCAGCACAGGGgggtcccagtgcagcccagcgctgggagggggggaTGGTGCAGCACAGGGgggtcccagtgcagcccagcgctgggagggggggaTGGTGCAGCACAgggggggtcccagtgcagcccggcgctgggggggtcccggtgcagcACAGGGGGGGTCTCAGTGCAGCCCAGCCCTGGGAGGGGGGATGCAGCACAGGGGGGTCCCAGTGCAGCCCGGcactgggggggtcccagtgcagcACAGGGGGTCCCGGTGCAGcccggcgctggggggggggatgcagcacaggggggtcccagtgcagcccggcgctgggggggtcccagtgcagcACAGGGGGTCCCAGTGCAGCCCGgcgctgggggggtcccagtgcagcccggtgctgggggggtcccggtgcagcacaggggggtcccagtgcagcccagcgctgggggggggtcccggtgcagcACAGGgggtcccagtgcagcccagcgcttggggggggggggtgcagcacaggggggtcccagtgcagcccggcgctgggggggggtcctggtgcagcACAGGgggtcccagtgcagcccagtacAACCCAGGGGGGTCCCAGTGCAGCCCGGTGCTTGGGGGTGGGTGCAGCCCAGGGGGTCCCGGTGCAGCCCAGTACAACCCAGGGAGTCCCAGTACAGCCCAGTACAACCCAGGGAGTCCCAGTACAGCCCAGTACaagctgggggggtcccagtgcagcccagcgctggggggggtcccaggctcTGCTTCAGCCACACAAACAGCCCAGCCCAGGTTGGGGCAGGTAaaagctgcagccaggctgggggggccggggggctgtgaCCGCTGGTGAACCCCAGAGCAGGGTTCAATGAACGGGGGGGGGCCCGGAGGGGCTGATTCAGCTCCAGGGCCCCGAAAGAGGAACTCGGCCGGGGAAAGCTGCTGAGTCGggaggctgccggggggggggctctgccggGCTCGGGGGTGTCCTTGGCGACGCAGGCGCCCCGTGCCCCCACAGAGACCCTTCACGCAGCTTCTCCGTCTCTTTTATTTCTCAGGGCTCCCCAGACCCCCGCACGCGGGAGCTGCCTCTACTCCGGGGGGCTGTAGCCGAGGAAGGAGCCCTGCGGGGAGACGGGGGGTGAGcgcagggcggccccggcgcggcggccccggcccggtcgccccactCACCCAGCCGCCCTGGCGCTGCACCCAGGCCGCCAGGCGCTGCTCCAGGAAGGCCACGGCCCAGTCGAGCACCGTCTGGAGCGGGTCGGAGCGGTCCAGCGCCTGCGGGCAGCCGGCGTCCAGGGTCGCACCACACCGGGCGCccggggccccgctcgcccccccgGACCGCGGCGCCCGCTCCCACCTGCAGCACGACCCGGTAGGTGAAGTAGAAGAAGACGACGACGCGGCCCCAGTTGACGCCGCTCTGGAAAAGCTGCTCCGAGACCTCGGCCAGGGCGGGCAGGGCTGGGCGCCCGGCCAGGGCCCCcaccaggctggggggcacgagAGGGGTCAGGGCGGCCGGGggtggccgggggcggccggggcgcccagCTCTCACCTGTCCAACTCGGGGTCCCGGCTCAGGCGGGCCCAGACGCGGAGCGCGGCCTCCCGCAGCGAGGCCACGACCGGCCCGTCCGCGGCGTCCGCAgcctcctccgcctcccccaGCTCCGCCGGCGGCaccggccggggcggccccggggccccctgcagcagggagcggATGAACCTGCGGGCGGCAGCGAACGGTCGAGGGGGGCccgtccccgctgcccccgcAGCAGGGGGGCCCCGATCCCCACTCACCCCCGCAGCAGGGCGGCCCCGATCCGCACGATGCTGGAGATGCTCTCGGCATGGGAGCGGATGAACCTGCGGGCGGCGGCAAAGGGTCGAGGGGGCCCCGCTCCCCACTCGCCCCCTGGGGCGGGGGGCCCCGATCCCCACTCACCCCTGCACCAGGGTGGCCCCGATCTGCGTGACACTGGAGACGCTCTCGGCTCCTGGGGGGacaaaaagggggagggagcagggcccgGGCACCAGAGCCCCCCGCAGAGCACCCGAGCCGCAGacgagggaccccggcgtccagGGTGCCCCCCCCCGAGCCGCGgaggagggaccccggcgtccggggtgCTTCCCCCCCACCGAGCCGCGgaggagggaccccggcgtccgaggTGCCCCCCCCCCGAGCCGCGGAGGAGGGACCTCGGCGTCcgaggtgccccccccccaccgagcCGCGgaggagggaccccggcgtccggggtgCTTCCCCCCCCCGAGCCGCGgaggagggaccccggcgtccggggtgccccccccccgagccgcggaggagggaccccggcgtccggggtgCTTCCCCCCCCCGAGCCGCGgaggagggaccccggcgtccggggtgCTTCCCCCCCCCGAGCCGCGgaggagggaccccggcgtccggggcgccccccccccccgagccgcggaggagggaccccggcgtccggggcgccCCCCCCGGCAGAACCGCGGAAGTGAAACGAAAGCGAAAGTGGCCGgttctggcccccccccccccggtacctgCCCCCCCCGCAGCCTCCAGGACgccccccgctccctgcccctccatccgggcccggggcccgcggctgcGCTGGGAgccggtcccggacgcctgggctcgccggtcccggacgcctgggctcgccGGCAGCAGGGGTGGAGCCGGGCGGCGACACTCCCCCAGGCGCCCCGAGGgccggggtttgggggggggcgcGACCCCCACCCACGCCCAACACAACACACGACCCGGCCCGTTTCCCCTTTATTTCCAGACATCAAAAACCCGAGATACAAAAGaagttacaaaaggaaaaaaaccgggaggggggggggctgggacacctgggctccccagcccGGGTGGGAAGGGGGACCTCCCCATGACATCATCGCGTCCTGGCATCACTGCTCCATGACATCACCCCCCTCCCGAGTGccacgggggaggggggggcactgCCCCAGCTCTGAGCAGCACCTTGGGGACACTGATTGCAAAGCAGGGCCCCCCCAGACGGGGGGTGTAAACAGGGGTCCTGGCCTCAGCCctgagagcccccccccccccccgggggcaggTGCAGGGCTCTTGCACCCAGGGGGTCTTTCCAGGAGCCACAAGCCCCCAATAAATACCTAACCGGCAGCCCACCCCCTAACAGCCCCGGGTTTGGGGGCACAGGGCCCCCGCATGGGGGGGGCAAGATCACCGCCCCCCACAGCACCGCAGCCCCGGGAGTCCAGGCCGGGGGCTCCGGCTCGAGCCGGCCACCCCCAGGGACTGGCGATCCCAATGCCAggactggggcagggggtgaagCCGTGTTCCCCTGCTCCCATCCCAGATCTGGGGTCCCAGGCAATGCCGTCCGTGGTCCCAGCAAGTCCatctgtcgggggggggggggggtcaccgctCCCCTAGGGGAGGGGACAGGCCCCCGTTCAGCCCCCGAGTTGGGTGAGTCCTAACAAAGTCCAGTTCATTAAAAACACCCCCCTCCTCGAAGGCACAGAGCCCcgcggggctggaggggggcagcACCGTCCCTGCCGGCAGGGGCCAGTCCTGtgagggggccgcggcccccccagcTCTACGACATCTTCCAGATGGTGAGCGAGGCCGTGAGCACACCAGCAGCAAAGATGGTGATGGTCTGCCAGGTCGGGGTGCCGAAGTAGGAGAGCAGtccttcctgggggggggggagaatcagCCAGAGCCCaggtccccccagcccccaggtccccccagccccctccaggcACCACAGGAGCTGCTGCGAAACACCTCTATGTGCCGGAAAAGAGGCGCTTGGCAGGGCTCAGACCCACCCTTCCCCGCTGAGGGGCTTGTTTAAGAGCCACGCTAGCTAAAACGGGGGCGTAgccgagggggctggggaggcacGACCCACCCCCCAgctggggggcagggaagggtctCTCCCACCCACGCTTGCAGGGCGCCCCAGGCCCAAGGGGACTCACCCATCCTCCCTGCGCTTGGATCCAGGCCAGGACGTGGTCGCGGAGATACTCCATGGTCCAGTTGAGGATGGTGCGAACCAGCTCGGGGACCTTGGTGCAGAGAGCCTGCGGGGAGGGCAGGGTcagggggcagcgggccggggggccgcgagGCCCGGGGTGCCGGGGGCCCCACCTTGAGCACCAGCTTGCAGGCAAAATAGAAGAGAGCGACGACGCGGCCCCAGTTGAAGGTGCCGTCGGCAAACATCTCGGCGGCCACGCGGAAGAAGACCTCCTTCGGGGGGTGGCAGCCCACCTGCTCGATCATCCTGCGGGGGGGCCGGGTGAGCGCGGGGcgaggcgagcgggcgggcggcccccggcccggcccggccccgcacccaCCTCTGCAGCTCCGCGTTGCTGTCGAGCTCGTCGCCGATGCGGCGCAGGCACTCGCCGAGGCGCTTCGTCTCGGGGCTGCAGGACTGCGGCCCGCCGAGCTCCGCCTGGCCCAGGGCCACGGCCTGCGAGTCCCCGCAGCGCTCGACGCGGTCGCGGATGAACCTGCGGGCGGAGGGgtgagcgcgggcggcgggcgggccccggggcccccggcgCGCCCGCACTCACCCCCGCAGCAGGATGACGCCCGTGCGCAGGATCTGGTCCGAGGAGGCCCCTGCGGAGAGCGGTGCTTACGGCAGGGGCCGGGAGCCCCGAcccggcagagcagagcagcgcgggccgggccggagcccccgccgccccctcggcccgacacggggccccggggccgcgccgccccgcagccgggAGCCCCGGCCCCTCCCGCGCCCCCCCACTCACCGCCTccccccgggggcggctccggcTCGCGGTCGCcggagccccccccgccgccgccgccgccgccgccgccgccgccgccgccgccgccccgctgcgccgccgccgccgccgccatcgccgcccGCACCACGTGGTCCCGGGCGCCGGCGTCACGTGACaccggccgcggccgggcagcgcgccTGCGGGCCCCGCCCTCCCGCCCGGGTCACGTGACAGAGGGAGGCC
This region of Struthio camelus isolate bStrCam1 unplaced genomic scaffold, bStrCam1.hap1 HAP1_SCAFFOLD_274, whole genome shotgun sequence genomic DNA includes:
- the LOC138065049 gene encoding uncharacterized protein isoform X3; amino-acid sequence: MEGQGAGGVLEAAGGAGAESVSSVTQIGATLVQGFIRSHAESISSIVRIGAALLRGFIRSLLQGAPGPPRPVPPAELGEAEEAADAADGPVVASLREAALRVWARLSRDPELDRRWTAPTRSRRCSTGPWPSWSSAWRPGCSARAAGAPSSATAPRSRGSSRVRGSGEP
- the LOC138065049 gene encoding apoptosis regulator BAX-like isoform X4; translation: MEGQGAGGVLEAAGGAGAESVSSVTQIGATLVQGFIRSHAESISSIVRIGAALLRGFIRSLLQGAPGPPRPVPPAELGEAEEAADAADGPVVASLREAALRVWARLSRDPELDSLVGALAGRPALPALAEVSEQLFQSGVNWGRVVVFFYFTYRVVLQGSFLGYSPPE
- the LOC138065049 gene encoding apoptosis regulator BAX-like isoform X2, which gives rise to MEGQGAGGVLEAAGGAGAESVSSVTQIGATLVQGFIRSHAESISSIVRIGAALLRGFIRSLLQGAPGPPRPVPPAELGEAEEAADAADGPVVASLREAALRVWARLSRDPELDRWERAPRSGGASGAPGARCGATLDAGCPQALDRSDPLQTVLDWAVAFLEQRLAAWVQRQGGWGSFLGYSPPE
- the LOC138065049 gene encoding apoptosis regulator BAX-like isoform X1 yields the protein MEGQGAGGVLEAAGGAGAESVSSVTQIGATLVQGFIRSHAESISSIVRIGAALLRGFIRSLLQGAPGPPRPVPPAELGEAEEAADAADGPVVASLREAALRVWARLSRDPELDSLVGALAGRPALPALAEVSEQLFQSGVNWGRVVVFFYFTYRVVLQALDRSDPLQTVLDWAVAFLEQRLAAWVQRQGGWGSFLGYSPPE
- the LOC138065050 gene encoding apoptosis regulator BAX-like is translated as MIEQVGCHPPKEVFFRVAAEMFADGTFNWGRVVALFYFACKLVLKALCTKVPELVRTILNWTMEYLRDHVLAWIQAQGGWEGLLSYFGTPTWQTITIFAAGVLTASLTIWKMS